A section of the Roseovarius sp. W115 genome encodes:
- a CDS encoding NAD(P)(+) transhydrogenase (Re/Si-specific) subunit beta, producing MEFGFTTAAYVVAAVLFIFSLGGLSGQESAKRAVWYGIVGMGIAVLATLIGPGQGLWLVSLILIALGAVVGYQLATRVQMTQMPELVAIMHSLVGLAAVFVGFNADIMINTMSSLFAENDLVLGAAKDGGYQAIGLPTAIYNELSSFGQLIAKKTSVEITILRVELVLGIWIGAVTFTGSVIAYGKLAGKVDTAAKQLPGGHMLNAAAAGGSLLLAIMYLGGSGSWTLVLLTLLALFIGYHLIMGIGGADMPVVVSMLNSYSGWAAAAIGFSLGNDLLIVVGALVGSSGAILSYIMCKAMNRSFVSVILGGFGGAAGEQMAVEGEQVAIDADGVAAALNEASSVIIVPGYGMAVAQAQQAVSELTNKMRAAGKEVRFAIHPVAGRLPGHMNVLLAEAKVPYDIVLEMDEINDDFPETDVVIVIGSNDIVNPAAQDDPNSPIAGMPVLEVWKAKQVFVSKRGQGTGYSGIENPLFYKENTRMFYGDAKDSVSTLLPKVG from the coding sequence ATGGAATTCGGATTTACCACTGCCGCTTACGTTGTTGCTGCGGTTTTGTTCATCTTCTCGCTGGGCGGGCTTTCCGGTCAGGAAAGCGCAAAACGCGCGGTTTGGTATGGCATTGTCGGCATGGGGATTGCTGTTCTGGCAACGCTCATCGGACCCGGTCAGGGGCTTTGGCTTGTTTCGCTTATCCTGATCGCGCTTGGCGCCGTCGTGGGCTATCAACTCGCCACGCGGGTGCAAATGACGCAGATGCCCGAGCTTGTGGCCATCATGCACTCGCTTGTGGGCCTCGCAGCGGTCTTTGTGGGCTTTAACGCCGACATCATGATCAACACCATGAGCAGCCTCTTTGCCGAGAACGATCTTGTGCTCGGCGCGGCCAAGGACGGCGGGTATCAGGCCATTGGCCTGCCCACGGCGATCTACAACGAACTGTCCTCCTTCGGTCAGCTCATCGCCAAGAAAACCTCTGTCGAGATCACCATCCTGCGGGTCGAGCTTGTGCTTGGCATCTGGATCGGGGCTGTGACCTTTACCGGCTCTGTCATTGCCTATGGCAAGCTTGCCGGCAAAGTGGACACAGCGGCCAAACAGCTGCCCGGTGGACATATGCTGAACGCAGCCGCCGCAGGTGGCTCGCTCCTGCTGGCCATCATGTACCTGGGTGGCTCGGGCAGCTGGACATTGGTCCTTCTGACGCTTCTGGCGCTCTTCATCGGCTATCACCTGATCATGGGCATCGGCGGCGCGGATATGCCCGTCGTGGTCTCCATGCTCAACAGCTACTCGGGCTGGGCGGCGGCAGCCATTGGCTTCAGCCTTGGCAACGACCTTCTCATCGTTGTGGGTGCGCTTGTGGGCTCGTCCGGTGCGATCCTGAGTTACATCATGTGCAAGGCGATGAACCGGTCCTTTGTCAGCGTGATCCTCGGCGGCTTCGGCGGCGCAGCTGGTGAGCAGATGGCTGTGGAAGGTGAACAGGTGGCGATTGATGCTGATGGTGTTGCAGCCGCCCTCAACGAGGCCTCCAGCGTCATCATCGTGCCGGGCTATGGTATGGCGGTGGCACAGGCACAGCAGGCGGTCAGTGAACTGACCAACAAGATGCGCGCGGCGGGCAAGGAAGTCCGCTTTGCCATCCACCCGGTCGCCGGACGTCTGCCAGGCCACATGAACGTGCTTCTGGCCGAAGCCAAGGTGCCCTATGACATCGTGCTGGAAATGGACGAGATCAATGATGACTTCCCCGAAACGGATGTGGTCATCGTGATCGGCTCCAATGACATCGTGAACCCCGCGGCTCAGGATGATCCCAACTCACCCATCGCCGGCATGCCGGTGCTGGAAGTGTGGAAAGCCAAGCAGGTGTTTGTCTCTAAACGGGGGCAGGGCACAGGATATTCCGGCATCGAAAACCCGCTTTTCTACAAAGAGAACACCCGCATGTTCTATGGCGACGCCAAGGACAGTGTGAGCACGCTCTTGCCGAAAGTGGGTTAG
- a CDS encoding Re/Si-specific NAD(P)(+) transhydrogenase subunit alpha produces MKIGTPKEVAEGENRVAMTPDSALQLQKLGHECAIEAGAGLAAGFSDADYKEAGVEVIKSASALWKASDIVAKVRVPTDTEVKRLTKGKTLISFFNPGGNEKQMKAAADKGATVVAMEMVPRISRAQKMDALSSMANIAGYRAVIEAGNNFGRFFTGQVTAAGKVPPAKVLVVGAGVAGLAAIGTSTSLGAITYAFDVRPEVAEQIESMGAEFVFLDFEDTQQDGAETGGYAAPSSPEFQAKQLEKFREMAPDIDIVITTALIPNRDAPILWTKDMVEMMKPGSVIVDLAAERGGNCELTQKDEKIVTDNGVTIVGYTDFPSRMASQSSTLYSTNIRHMMTDLTPEKDGKVVHDMEDDVIRGATVTHAGEITFPPPPPKIQAIAAQPKKEAPRELTPEEKRAEELAAFKKQTVQQVSLLGVGGALILLVGLVAPASFMQHFIVFVLSVFVGFQVIWNVSHSLHTPLMAVTNAISSIIILGALIQIGSSSFLITLMAMLAVFMAAINIFGGFLVTRRMLAMFQKS; encoded by the coding sequence TTGAAGATCGGAACACCTAAAGAGGTTGCCGAGGGCGAAAACCGGGTCGCGATGACGCCGGACTCCGCCCTGCAACTGCAAAAGCTCGGACACGAGTGTGCGATTGAGGCCGGTGCAGGCCTGGCGGCGGGGTTTTCCGACGCTGATTACAAGGAAGCGGGTGTTGAGGTGATCAAATCCGCCTCGGCCCTGTGGAAGGCCAGCGACATAGTCGCCAAGGTGCGCGTGCCCACCGACACCGAGGTCAAACGCCTTACAAAGGGTAAGACGCTGATTTCCTTCTTCAATCCCGGTGGAAATGAGAAGCAGATGAAGGCCGCCGCCGACAAGGGCGCGACGGTTGTCGCCATGGAAATGGTGCCCCGCATCTCCCGCGCGCAAAAGATGGACGCGCTGAGTTCGATGGCCAATATCGCCGGTTACCGCGCTGTCATTGAGGCCGGTAACAACTTTGGCCGTTTCTTCACCGGTCAAGTCACTGCCGCGGGCAAGGTGCCCCCGGCTAAGGTGCTCGTTGTCGGCGCCGGTGTTGCCGGCCTTGCCGCGATCGGCACCTCGACGTCTCTGGGGGCCATCACCTACGCCTTCGATGTGCGCCCCGAAGTGGCCGAACAAATCGAATCCATGGGCGCGGAATTCGTGTTCCTCGACTTTGAGGACACTCAACAAGACGGCGCAGAGACAGGGGGCTATGCCGCCCCCTCCAGCCCGGAGTTCCAGGCCAAGCAGCTTGAGAAGTTCCGCGAGATGGCGCCAGATATCGACATTGTCATCACCACGGCCCTCATTCCCAACCGGGATGCGCCCATCCTCTGGACCAAGGACATGGTCGAGATGATGAAGCCCGGCTCGGTGATCGTGGACCTCGCGGCTGAACGCGGCGGTAACTGTGAGCTGACCCAAAAGGACGAGAAAATCGTCACCGACAATGGCGTGACCATTGTGGGTTACACCGACTTCCCGTCGCGCATGGCCTCGCAATCCTCGACGCTCTACTCCACCAACATCCGCCACATGATGACCGACCTCACGCCGGAAAAAGATGGCAAGGTCGTGCATGACATGGAGGATGACGTGATCCGTGGGGCTACTGTGACCCATGCGGGCGAAATCACCTTCCCACCACCACCACCCAAAATTCAGGCCATCGCAGCGCAACCCAAGAAAGAAGCGCCGCGCGAGCTGACACCCGAGGAAAAGCGTGCCGAAGAACTGGCGGCGTTCAAAAAGCAAACGGTGCAGCAGGTCTCGCTTCTGGGTGTCGGCGGTGCGCTGATCCTGCTCGTGGGTCTCGTCGCCCCGGCCAGCTTCATGCAGCATTTCATCGTTTTCGTACTGTCGGTCTTTGTTGGCTTCCAGGTGATCTGGAACGTGTCGCACTCACTGCACACGCCGCTCATGGCTGTGACCAACGCAATCTCGTCGATCATCATCCTGGGCGCGCTGATTCAAATCGGATCAAGCTCGTTCTTGATCACACTGATGGCAATGCTCGCGGTCTTCATGGCCGCAATCAACATATTTGGCGGCTTCCTGGTCACACGGCGCATGCTCGCCATGTTCCAGAAATCGTAA
- a CDS encoding methyltransferase family protein, translated as MLKWTDIPPIWLLLALVVTWMQATHFSAGLSFGGAWADFAGGLFVGAGLLFMAFALYEMRRFKTTPIPHMEADRLVTTGIFKRSRNPIYLGDALILTGLILRWDAVLSLPLIPVFVWIIERRFIIPEEDRLRRKFRADFARYCQNTRRWL; from the coding sequence ATGCTCAAATGGACCGACATTCCACCCATATGGCTGTTGCTCGCCCTTGTGGTGACTTGGATGCAGGCGACGCATTTTTCCGCCGGTCTAAGCTTCGGTGGGGCTTGGGCTGACTTTGCCGGTGGTCTGTTTGTCGGGGCGGGCCTCCTGTTCATGGCTTTCGCGCTCTACGAAATGCGCCGCTTCAAAACCACGCCCATTCCGCATATGGAGGCCGACCGGCTGGTCACCACGGGCATCTTCAAACGCTCGCGCAACCCCATCTACCTCGGGGACGCCCTCATTCTGACGGGTCTTATCTTGCGTTGGGACGCGGTTCTGTCACTGCCTCTGATTCCCGTCTTCGTCTGGATCATCGAACGCCGCTTTATCATTCCCGAAGAAGACCGCCTGCGCCGCAAATTTCGCGCCGATTTCGCGCGGTATTGCCAAAATACCCGACGTTGGCTTTGA
- a CDS encoding SDR family NAD(P)-dependent oxidoreductase → MLSGKHAVVTGGGTGIGLAIAQALAEAGADVTITGRREEVLQDAAGGVLHPLVMDVSDEASVVDGFSQAVNTRGPISIVVPNAGIAEGRALHKTDTEFWRRIMATNLDGAFWTIREALKSMHEAGWGRVIAVSSIAGLKGLRGASAYTASKHGLMGLIRALSEDYLGSEITFNALCPGYVDTDIVTRNVQAISARAGIDEDAARAMMVEANKHKRLIAPEEVAAAALWLCGPGSNSVNGQAIEIAGGQF, encoded by the coding sequence ATGCTGAGCGGAAAACACGCGGTGGTCACAGGAGGCGGCACGGGCATCGGGCTTGCCATTGCACAAGCACTGGCGGAGGCTGGCGCGGATGTTACCATCACCGGGCGCCGCGAAGAGGTTTTGCAGGACGCGGCTGGGGGTGTCCTTCATCCACTGGTCATGGATGTGAGCGATGAGGCCAGTGTCGTCGATGGGTTTTCGCAGGCGGTTAACACCAGGGGACCGATTTCGATTGTCGTACCCAACGCAGGCATTGCCGAAGGGCGCGCCCTGCACAAGACAGACACGGAGTTTTGGCGGCGGATCATGGCCACCAATCTGGATGGTGCCTTTTGGACCATTCGCGAGGCGCTCAAATCCATGCATGAAGCAGGTTGGGGCCGGGTCATTGCGGTGTCTTCCATTGCCGGGCTGAAAGGGCTCAGAGGGGCTTCGGCCTACACGGCGAGCAAACATGGGCTTATGGGACTTATCCGTGCCCTCAGCGAAGACTACCTGGGGTCAGAGATCACGTTCAACGCGCTGTGCCCCGGCTATGTTGATACAGATATTGTGACGCGCAATGTTCAAGCCATCAGCGCCCGTGCTGGTATTGATGAGGATGCCGCCCGCGCCATGATGGTGGAGGCCAACAAACACAAACGTCTGATCGCACCCGAAGAAGTGGCCGCTGCCGCACTCTGGCTCTGTGGACCGGGATCAAACAGCGTGAATGGGCAAGCGATTGAGATTGCCGGTGGTCAGTTTTGA
- a CDS encoding MmcQ/YjbR family DNA-binding protein codes for MSRDDFNTFCARLKATSHVVQWGNADVWKVGGKVFAIAGWNEGRDAYTFKVSEIAYEVLRDSPGIRPAPYLASRGMKWLQVYEDPGLSDAELYEHIVMSYDMVVAGLTKKKRSELGL; via the coding sequence CTGAGCAGAGATGATTTCAATACGTTTTGCGCCCGGCTGAAGGCCACCAGCCATGTGGTGCAATGGGGCAATGCGGATGTGTGGAAAGTTGGCGGCAAAGTCTTTGCCATTGCCGGATGGAATGAGGGCCGTGATGCCTATACCTTTAAGGTCAGCGAGATTGCCTATGAGGTCTTGCGGGACAGCCCCGGTATCCGCCCTGCGCCCTACCTTGCCTCGCGCGGGATGAAGTGGCTTCAGGTTTACGAAGACCCGGGGTTATCTGACGCCGAGCTATATGAACATATTGTGATGTCCTACGACATGGTTGTCGCCGGATTGACCAAGAAAAAGCGTTCTGAATTAGGGCTTTAG
- a CDS encoding Hint domain-containing protein — protein MTVFANNGAWHASEDPRLDSGYRPSQTDCVLEVIAPDHIRTRVETPLPNLRGSTSRMRHSSSGLDVRAPDTTLQQVKTSVAKALPTAPPSADVMAHTALDQVVCFTPGARILTGQGERALETLQVGDMVVTRDQGLRPIRWIGQRTVQADGLLAPIELCNSGRGDTPYGLLVSPHHRILYTGHRANMLFGASEVLVAAKDLVNGRDIRRRPVAKINYIHLMFDHHEVIYADGIATESFQATDPVLTALDETAREAVFSVFPELRTATGRHLVPARACVSEEDARILSNQGSDAASYS, from the coding sequence ATGACAGTGTTTGCCAACAATGGCGCGTGGCATGCGTCTGAGGATCCAAGGTTAGATTCTGGTTATCGACCTTCGCAAACGGATTGCGTGTTGGAAGTTATTGCGCCAGACCACATCCGAACACGCGTTGAGACACCCCTGCCCAATCTACGCGGCTCAACGTCTCGCATGCGCCATTCTTCATCCGGTTTGGATGTGCGCGCGCCTGATACCACGCTGCAGCAGGTCAAGACATCTGTCGCCAAAGCTTTGCCCACGGCACCACCAAGCGCAGACGTTATGGCACACACCGCGCTTGACCAGGTGGTTTGCTTCACGCCCGGTGCGCGCATCCTGACCGGACAAGGCGAACGCGCGCTCGAAACGCTTCAGGTCGGTGATATGGTTGTCACCCGCGATCAGGGCCTGCGCCCGATCCGCTGGATCGGTCAGCGCACCGTGCAAGCCGACGGTCTTCTTGCACCAATTGAACTTTGTAATAGCGGACGTGGTGATACGCCTTATGGCCTGCTTGTGTCACCGCATCACCGGATACTGTACACCGGGCACCGGGCCAACATGCTGTTTGGCGCATCTGAAGTCTTGGTCGCAGCCAAAGATCTGGTGAACGGGCGCGATATCAGACGCCGCCCCGTGGCGAAAATCAATTACATCCATTTGATGTTTGACCATCATGAAGTGATCTATGCCGATGGAATCGCGACTGAGAGCTTCCAAGCTACGGATCCTGTCCTCACAGCGTTGGATGAAACGGCACGCGAAGCGGTGTTTTCTGTCTTTCCAGAACTGCGCACGGCAACAGGTCGTCATCTTGTACCCGCGCGCGCATGCGTGTCTGAGGAAGACGCAAGAATACTTTCTAACCAAGGTTCAGATGCGGCGTCTTACTCCTAG
- a CDS encoding gamma-glutamyl-gamma-aminobutyrate hydrolase family protein produces the protein MTRPIIGIIGNRYEIDERYPVHAGGTMNSAAVAEVSECMPMLVPSDPAFVSVPELLDACDGFLLTGGRPNVHPEEYGHEPTEAHGAFDRARDAVALPLVRACLERGQPILGVCRGFQEMNVALGGTLHPEIRDLPGRDNHRMPPDGTLEEQFALRHPVTFTEGGVFHRLMGAQEVMTNTLHGQGIIDPGDGVVIDGLAPDGTPEAIYVQDAPGFALSVQWHPEWNAANDPVSRPLFSAFGEAARSWQSGRGSPVLKSA, from the coding sequence ATGACACGCCCGATTATTGGGATCATTGGCAACAGATACGAGATTGACGAGCGCTATCCGGTGCATGCCGGGGGCACGATGAATTCCGCCGCGGTCGCGGAAGTGTCTGAATGTATGCCGATGCTTGTGCCCTCCGATCCGGCATTTGTCAGCGTGCCGGAGCTTTTGGACGCCTGTGATGGGTTTTTGCTGACCGGCGGGCGCCCCAATGTGCATCCCGAAGAATACGGGCATGAGCCAACAGAGGCGCATGGAGCTTTTGATCGCGCACGTGACGCAGTTGCCTTGCCTTTGGTGCGGGCCTGCCTTGAGCGTGGGCAGCCGATCCTCGGCGTGTGCCGCGGCTTTCAGGAGATGAACGTTGCGCTGGGCGGTACGCTGCATCCCGAAATCCGCGACTTGCCGGGCCGTGACAATCACCGCATGCCCCCCGATGGCACGTTGGAAGAGCAATTTGCCCTGCGCCATCCGGTGACGTTTACAGAAGGCGGTGTCTTTCACCGACTGATGGGGGCACAAGAGGTGATGACCAACACGCTGCATGGTCAGGGCATCATCGACCCCGGCGACGGTGTTGTGATTGATGGTCTTGCCCCGGATGGCACGCCCGAGGCGATCTATGTGCAGGACGCACCTGGATTTGCGCTATCTGTGCAGTGGCACCCGGAATGGAACGCCGCCAACGATCCTGTCAGCCGCCCGCTCTTCAGCGCTTTTGGGGAAGCCGCGCGTTCCTGGCAATCTGGCCGTGGAAGCCCTGTTTTGAAGTCTGCGTGA
- the pepN gene encoding aminopeptidase N: MKDAAPQTIYLKDYQPFGFEIDKVHLTFRLNPEKTRVISRIVFRPNPEAEERDFFLHGEELDLIWAKIDGAEVTPILEDGGLRCAVPERAFTWEAEVEINPEANTALEGLYMSNGMYCTQCEAEGFRKITYYPDRPDVMAPFEVRIEGDEKVKLSNGNPGASGDGFAEWHDPWPKPAYLFALVAGDLVNHPDRFETMSGRDVELNIWVRPGDEGKCAFGMEALKASMRWDEDVYGREYDLDIFNIVAVDDFNMGAMENKGLNIFNSSCVLASPETSTDGNFERVEAIIAHEYFHNWTGNRITCRDWFQLCLKEGLTVFRDAQFTSDMRSEPVKRISDVIALRARQFCEDNGPLAHPVRPESFVEINNFYTATVYEKGAEVIGMLKTLVGDEAYAKALDLYFERHDGDAATIEDWLRVFEDTTGRDLSQFKRWYEQAGTPRVKVRDTYKDGTFTLHLEQSTPPTPGQDVKDARVIPIAIGLLAPNGNEVVPTQVLEMTQANQSFVFEGLASRPVPSILRGFSAPVILERESDNAERAFLLAHDTDPFNKWEAGRALARDGLLAMIRNGAGPDDAYLDAIEAVARDDNLDPAFRALALGLPSQEDLAQSLYEAGDTPDPQAIWDALETLKQAQAQKMQDLATRLYAQYQVDEPYAPNAEQSGARALANAALGMISRVDGGALAQKQYDNADNMTQQLAALSCLLKAGKGAAAVTAFYDQWKHDRLVIDKWFSLQILQADPDDAAEVTQILTNHPDFTMKNPNRFRATLGALTMNTAGFHHVSGVGYGVLADWLIKLDPINPQTTARMCTAFETWKRYDETRQEMAARALDRILAQPELSRDTTEMVTRIRGA; this comes from the coding sequence ATGAAAGATGCCGCGCCTCAAACGATCTACCTGAAGGACTATCAGCCTTTTGGCTTTGAAATCGACAAGGTTCACCTGACCTTTCGGCTGAACCCAGAGAAAACCCGCGTCATCAGCCGGATTGTGTTTCGCCCCAACCCTGAGGCGGAAGAGCGCGATTTTTTCCTTCACGGAGAAGAGCTTGACCTGATCTGGGCCAAGATTGACGGCGCTGAGGTTACACCCATCCTGGAAGACGGCGGGTTGCGTTGTGCGGTGCCTGAGAGGGCATTCACCTGGGAAGCCGAGGTCGAGATCAACCCAGAGGCCAATACCGCGCTAGAAGGGCTATACATGTCAAACGGTATGTATTGCACGCAGTGCGAGGCCGAGGGGTTTCGCAAGATCACGTATTACCCGGACCGGCCAGATGTCATGGCGCCTTTTGAGGTGCGCATTGAGGGGGATGAAAAGGTCAAGCTGTCCAATGGCAATCCTGGTGCATCTGGTGACGGGTTTGCCGAGTGGCACGATCCCTGGCCGAAACCGGCCTATCTTTTTGCGTTGGTGGCCGGTGACCTGGTCAACCACCCAGACCGTTTTGAGACAATGTCGGGCCGCGATGTCGAGCTGAATATTTGGGTGCGCCCCGGCGACGAGGGCAAATGTGCCTTTGGGATGGAGGCGCTCAAGGCGTCTATGCGGTGGGATGAGGACGTCTATGGGCGCGAGTATGATCTCGATATTTTCAACATCGTCGCGGTGGATGACTTCAACATGGGGGCGATGGAAAACAAAGGGTTGAACATCTTCAACTCCTCTTGCGTTCTGGCCAGCCCCGAGACCAGCACCGATGGCAATTTCGAACGCGTCGAGGCGATCATTGCGCATGAGTACTTTCACAACTGGACCGGCAACCGCATCACCTGCCGTGACTGGTTTCAGCTGTGCCTGAAAGAGGGCCTGACGGTGTTTCGCGATGCGCAGTTCACATCGGATATGCGCTCAGAGCCGGTCAAACGTATCTCGGATGTGATTGCCCTGCGCGCACGTCAATTCTGTGAAGACAATGGCCCGCTGGCGCATCCGGTACGGCCTGAGAGCTTTGTTGAGATCAACAACTTTTATACCGCCACGGTCTACGAAAAGGGCGCCGAGGTGATTGGCATGCTCAAAACTCTGGTGGGGGATGAGGCTTATGCCAAGGCGCTTGATCTTTATTTCGAGCGTCACGATGGGGACGCGGCCACGATTGAGGATTGGCTCAGGGTGTTTGAAGACACTACGGGGCGTGATCTGAGCCAGTTCAAGCGCTGGTATGAACAGGCGGGTACGCCGCGCGTGAAAGTGCGCGATACCTATAAGGATGGCACGTTCACTCTGCATCTTGAGCAATCCACGCCGCCTACCCCCGGTCAGGACGTCAAAGACGCCCGCGTCATCCCCATTGCTATCGGGCTTCTGGCGCCAAATGGAAATGAAGTGGTGCCCACGCAAGTGCTTGAGATGACGCAAGCCAACCAGAGCTTTGTCTTTGAAGGTCTGGCCAGCCGCCCGGTGCCGTCCATTCTGCGCGGATTTTCCGCACCTGTGATCCTGGAGCGTGAGAGCGACAACGCCGAACGCGCCTTTTTGCTCGCGCATGACACCGATCCGTTCAACAAATGGGAAGCGGGACGCGCGCTGGCGCGGGATGGCTTGCTGGCGATGATCCGCAATGGCGCGGGGCCGGATGATGCTTATCTGGACGCGATTGAGGCCGTCGCACGTGACGACAACCTTGACCCAGCGTTCCGTGCCCTGGCGCTTGGTCTGCCCAGCCAGGAAGATTTGGCGCAAAGCCTATATGAGGCAGGCGATACACCCGATCCACAGGCAATCTGGGACGCGCTTGAGACGCTAAAACAGGCGCAAGCGCAAAAGATGCAGGACCTCGCGACGCGTCTTTATGCACAATATCAGGTGGACGAACCTTATGCCCCGAATGCCGAGCAATCCGGGGCGCGCGCGCTGGCCAATGCGGCCCTTGGCATGATCAGCCGTGTGGATGGCGGGGCTTTGGCGCAAAAACAGTATGACAACGCTGACAATATGACCCAACAACTGGCCGCCTTGTCTTGTCTTCTCAAGGCAGGCAAAGGCGCGGCAGCAGTGACCGCGTTTTACGATCAGTGGAAACATGACCGCCTTGTGATCGACAAGTGGTTCAGCTTGCAGATCTTGCAGGCGGATCCGGATGATGCGGCCGAAGTGACGCAAATCCTGACAAATCATCCTGATTTTACAATGAAAAACCCAAATCGCTTTCGTGCCACGCTTGGTGCCTTAACGATGAATACTGCCGGGTTCCACCATGTCTCAGGCGTAGGGTATGGCGTGCTCGCCGACTGGCTGATCAAGCTGGACCCGATCAATCCGCAGACCACGGCGCGCATGTGTACCGCCTTTGAGACCTGGAAGCGCTATGATGAGACGCGTCAGGAAATGGCAGCGCGGGCGCTCGACCGCATCCTGGCCCAGCCCGAGCTGAGCCGTGACACAACCGAGATGGTGACACGCATTCGCGGTGCGTGA
- a CDS encoding transglycosylase SLT domain-containing protein, which yields MLRLFACCIVVASTTLSASAETPVADTKLSPPAREANLPRTRWETISGTALWTRTSLAALKNHGEPLAATVPSDIADWCPAYPTSSPKARRAFWVGFVSTLVKHESTYRPRAVGGGGRWFGLTQISPSTARLYGCTARSGSALKNPVANLSCAIRIMAKTVPRDGVVSRGMRGVAADWGPLHSSKKRRDMMAWTKRQPYCKPLNSVRPRLRPDTVALVLPSDD from the coding sequence ATGTTGCGCCTCTTTGCCTGTTGTATCGTGGTGGCGTCCACCACCTTGTCTGCCTCCGCCGAGACACCTGTGGCCGATACCAAGCTGTCTCCGCCCGCGCGCGAAGCGAATTTGCCTCGTACCAGATGGGAAACCATTTCTGGTACGGCCTTATGGACCCGCACATCCCTTGCAGCCCTCAAAAATCACGGAGAACCTCTGGCTGCGACGGTGCCAAGTGATATCGCCGATTGGTGCCCGGCTTACCCCACTTCCAGCCCCAAGGCGCGGCGCGCCTTTTGGGTGGGGTTTGTGTCGACCTTGGTCAAACATGAAAGCACGTATCGCCCAAGGGCTGTTGGCGGTGGCGGTCGCTGGTTCGGCCTGACGCAGATTTCTCCATCAACGGCGCGGCTTTATGGGTGCACCGCGCGCTCTGGCTCTGCCTTGAAAAACCCCGTTGCCAACCTCAGCTGTGCTATTCGCATCATGGCCAAAACCGTCCCGCGCGATGGGGTGGTCTCACGCGGCATGCGTGGTGTCGCAGCAGATTGGGGACCTTTGCACAGCAGCAAAAAGCGCAGGGACATGATGGCCTGGACGAAGCGGCAGCCCTATTGCAAGCCGCTCAATTCTGTCCGACCGCGTTTGCGGCCCGACACCGTTGCGCTTGTACTGCCGTCTGACGACTAA
- a CDS encoding T6SS phospholipase effector Tle1-like catalytic domain-containing protein produces MPKNIVLLCDGTSNEIARNRTNILRLYGCLKKDADQLVFYDPGVGTFGAENSWAYFVRKAVEIWGLATGWGIDRNVKEAYQFLVENYDDGKRENGDDQDPDRIFIIGFSRGAYTARMLAGLIHNIGLMDARNLNLLDYAYRAYKNIGKSTGRDETDAREPEKNPFAEVRLFERMLRPRRPAIACLGLFDTVGSVIEWTELVPRIRTHAHTSANPSVAAVRHAVCLDERRTMFLPTLWPEGVNFGVAHSGQGKMRKSRCRMWRKFGFPGCTEMWGAVMPNAKASLPNSHSNG; encoded by the coding sequence ATGCCCAAAAACATTGTTCTGCTCTGCGATGGCACATCCAATGAAATCGCCCGCAACCGCACAAACATCCTGCGTCTTTATGGCTGCCTTAAGAAAGATGCCGATCAACTTGTCTTCTACGATCCCGGAGTCGGCACATTCGGGGCGGAAAACAGCTGGGCTTATTTTGTCCGCAAGGCGGTTGAGATTTGGGGCCTCGCCACGGGCTGGGGCATCGACCGGAATGTCAAGGAAGCGTACCAGTTTCTGGTTGAGAATTATGACGATGGCAAACGCGAAAATGGCGACGATCAGGACCCTGACCGCATCTTCATCATCGGGTTCAGCCGGGGTGCCTACACCGCACGCATGTTAGCCGGTCTCATTCACAATATTGGCCTTATGGATGCTCGAAATCTGAACCTGCTCGACTATGCCTACCGGGCGTACAAGAACATCGGGAAAAGCACGGGCCGCGATGAAACGGATGCCCGCGAACCCGAGAAGAACCCGTTTGCCGAAGTGCGCCTTTTTGAGCGTATGCTGCGTCCGCGCCGTCCCGCCATCGCCTGTCTGGGCCTCTTTGACACGGTTGGGTCCGTAATCGAATGGACCGAACTGGTTCCGCGCATTCGCACGCACGCCCATACTTCGGCCAACCCTTCGGTGGCCGCAGTGCGGCATGCGGTGTGTCTGGATGAGCGACGCACAATGTTTTTGCCGACGCTCTGGCCCGAGGGGGTGAATTTTGGGGTGGCGCATTCCGGCCAAGGCAAGATGCGAAAATCAAGGTGCAGGATGTGGAGGAAGTTTGGTTTTCCGGGGTGCACGGAGATGTGGGGGGCGGTTATGCCGAACGCAAAAGCCAGCTTGCCAAACTCCCACTCAAATGGCTGA